Part of the Ruegeria sp. AD91A genome, GGTGCCATCCAGCGGCGTTTGCTGGTATTGGAAAATCAGGGCGGAACAAAGCTGTTTGGCGAACCCGCGCTTGATCTGTCCGATTTGATGCGTACCGATGAAAGCGGGCAGGGGATGGTGAACATCCTTGCTTCGGACAAGCTGATGGCCTCGCCAAGGTTGTATGCGACGTTCCTGCTGTGGCTGCTGAGTGAATTGTTTGAGGAACTACCCGAAGTCGGTGATCCTGAAAAACCCAAGCTGGTGTTCTTTTTTGATGAGGCACATCTGCTGTTTGATGGCGCTCCGAAAGTGTTGGTGGACAAGGTCGAGCAGGTTGCCCGGTTGATCCGTTCCAAAGGGGTGGGGGTTTATTTCATAACTCAGAACCCCGCCGATATACCCGAGGATATTCTGGGGCAGTTGGGCAATCGCGTTCAGCACGCTTTGCGAGCGTTCACGGCGCGTGACCGAAAGAACCTGCGCCTGGCGGCCGAAACATATCGTGAGAATCCGGCCTTCGACACCGAAGTCGCAATCCGGGAGGTAGGCGTCGGTGAGGCGGTAACGTCGATGCTTCAGAAAAAAGGGGTTCCCGGAATCGTCGAACGCACACTGATTCGCCCACCGGGGTCTCAGTTGGGGCCGATCTCTGATGCCGAGCGTCGGACCATTCTCGGTACCTCCCCGATGGCGGCAAAATATGACAAGGGAATAGACCGAAAGTCGGCTTTTGAAATCCTGCAAGCCCGGGCAGAGGCAGCCGCCAGGGCCGCTGAACAGGCAGAGGCCGATGAGGTTCTGGAAACGCAGTCACCGATGGAGCGGGAGTATGCTTCGGCACGCAGATACTCTGGAAGCCGGGTTGGCAGGTCCTCTTCCCGGGTGCAACGCCGCAAAGATACCTTTGCATCGGCGATGACCGACGCGGTAATCAAGGAACTGAAGGGAACGACCGGACGTCGTATCGTGCGCGGTATTCTTGGCGGTTTGTTCCGAAATAAATGACGGAACGGCGCCCATCGCGGGCGCCGCAATGTTTATTTCAAGCGGCGCTGACCTTCCTGACGGCAATAGGCATCCGCTTCGGGAACAGACATTTTTGTGGCCGGGTAATCAATTGCACGATCCCAGGTCACCCGATCTTGGCGGTACAACTGACAGGTTACGACACCTTTGGGTGTCTGGACCTTGACAGGTGTCGTCTCCAGTTCTTCTGGAGTGGGAATACAGGCGGCTGTTGCAACGGCAATAACCGGAAACAGAACAAGTGTCTTGAGGCGTGGTGCTTTCATTTCTAACTCTTTTCAACAAGTGTGAATGATCGTTACAGATCGGCGTAGACGGGTGTGAGCGCCGGCAACATACCGCAAAAAAGAAAACACTGCGGTGGGTCCGTTTATTCAGAAAATTGTTAAGAATCAAGAAACCGTGCCGGATGAAAGGCACGGTTTCGCCTATTGAAGGTGGAAGTGGCCTATTTCTCGGGGATCAGCCCTCTTGGACTGAATCTGAGAACAATCAACAGGATCAGGCCCATCGTAAACAGACGCATATGTGCGGCGCTGTCCAACAGGTGGGTTTTCAATGCGCTTCCATCCGGCATGCCTGCGGTAATGACATTCATCAGCCACAACCCGATCGGTTCCACTTGAACCCACAGGAACCAGATCAGGAATGCGCCTAGAACAGCCCCGAAATTGTTGCCGGATCCACCAACGATCACCATCACCCAGACCAGAAAGGTAAAGCGCAGCGGTTGGTAAGCGCTTGGCGTCAACTGGCCGTCCAGCGTGGTCATCATTGCACCCGCAATACCGCAAACCGCTGACCCGAGCACGAAGATTTGCAGATGGCGACGGGTAACATCCTTGCCCATGGCCTCGGCCGCCACTTCATTGTCACGGATTGCGCGCATCATGCGGCCCCACGGGCTTTTCAGCGCCATCTGAGCCATCCAGAGCAGCACCAGAAGTACAATCATGAACAGCAGAGAATAACCGAGTTTGACCGTTAGCGTTGACGCGGTAACGGGATCCAACCCGAACCATTTCGCCTGGGCAAGAAAGGCCGGGTCATTCTGCAAGTCCACT contains:
- a CDS encoding helicase HerA-like domain-containing protein produces the protein MGNNIFLGGGGEGYGLPQELALKYANRHGLIAGATGTGKTVTLQILAEGFSQAGVPVFLSDVKGDLSGLALPGSDTQKLHQAFMDRAGRIGFDDFSYSACPVTFWDLFGEQGHPVRTTVTEMGPLLLSRLMELSEAQEGILNIAFRVADEEGMPLLDLKDLQALLVWIGENRTQLSLRYGNVSTSSIGAIQRRLLVLENQGGTKLFGEPALDLSDLMRTDESGQGMVNILASDKLMASPRLYATFLLWLLSELFEELPEVGDPEKPKLVFFFDEAHLLFDGAPKVLVDKVEQVARLIRSKGVGVYFITQNPADIPEDILGQLGNRVQHALRAFTARDRKNLRLAAETYRENPAFDTEVAIREVGVGEAVTSMLQKKGVPGIVERTLIRPPGSQLGPISDAERRTILGTSPMAAKYDKGIDRKSAFEILQARAEAAARAAEQAEADEVLETQSPMEREYASARRYSGSRVGRSSSRVQRRKDTFASAMTDAVIKELKGTTGRRIVRGILGGLFRNK